In one window of Vibrio sp. DW001 DNA:
- a CDS encoding DUF3461 family protein: protein MYPNLTGLGIHDPKQIERYSLRQEAHKDVLKIYFHKQKGELFAKSVKFKYPRQIKNVLVDGGTHQYKEVTEINRNLTLVIDELNQLTRPAKLNGKDLKEKILSDLRHLEKVVSSKIHEIESDLEKLK, encoded by the coding sequence ATGTATCCAAACCTTACTGGTTTAGGGATTCATGATCCTAAGCAAATAGAGCGCTATTCACTACGCCAAGAAGCTCACAAGGATGTGTTAAAAATTTATTTTCACAAACAAAAAGGAGAACTGTTTGCGAAGAGTGTGAAATTTAAATACCCAAGACAGATAAAAAATGTTTTGGTTGATGGTGGAACCCATCAATATAAAGAAGTCACAGAGATCAACCGCAACCTGACACTTGTCATTGATGAGCTCAATCAATTAACAAGACCTGCGAAACTCAATGGAAAAGATCTTAAAGAAAAAATTCTATCCGATCTCCGTCATTTAGAAAAAGTGGTATCTAGCAAGATTCACGAAATTGAATCTGACTTAGAAAAACTCAAGTAG
- a CDS encoding LacI family DNA-binding transcriptional regulator has translation MPTIKDVAKLAGVSTATVSRAMAAPEKVSAKNRKKVELAIAECGFTPNAIARNLRKSESKTVVVILPDIANMFFADIVKGIQLVAQQEGYKVLLGDSVHTVQQAKEYIDLVRTKQADGIISLTSELPSDIQKGANIPIVMACEYFSGFLIPTVRVDNFDSAKRATEYLIELGHTRIGCITGPMGNPICSDRKQGYIKAESNANIDINDNAFESGDFSFHSGYAAFQRLAVQYEMTALFCFNDMMALGAMRAAIEMGIDVPKQLSIVGFDDLLFAQYTTPQLTTIRQPQKQLGETAMQVLTKILKGEKVPQDSVIPTQLIVRSSSTIAAK, from the coding sequence ATGCCCACAATAAAAGATGTAGCGAAGCTGGCTGGCGTCTCCACCGCGACCGTTTCTAGAGCGATGGCAGCACCAGAAAAAGTGTCGGCGAAAAATCGTAAAAAAGTGGAATTAGCGATAGCTGAATGCGGTTTTACACCGAATGCCATTGCCAGAAATTTGCGTAAAAGCGAATCGAAAACTGTGGTTGTCATTTTACCTGATATCGCCAATATGTTTTTTGCTGATATCGTCAAAGGGATACAATTGGTTGCCCAACAAGAAGGCTATAAAGTTCTTCTCGGTGACTCTGTTCATACTGTGCAACAGGCAAAAGAATACATTGATTTGGTTCGAACAAAACAAGCCGATGGTATCATCAGTTTAACATCGGAGCTTCCAAGTGACATTCAGAAAGGGGCCAACATTCCGATTGTCATGGCCTGCGAATATTTTAGTGGTTTCCTTATCCCAACCGTCCGCGTAGACAATTTTGACTCTGCCAAAAGAGCAACGGAATACCTAATTGAACTCGGTCATACAAGAATTGGTTGCATCACTGGTCCAATGGGAAACCCGATCTGTAGTGACCGAAAGCAAGGCTATATAAAAGCAGAGAGCAACGCCAATATTGACATCAACGACAACGCGTTTGAATCTGGAGATTTTAGTTTTCATTCTGGTTACGCCGCCTTTCAAAGGCTCGCTGTCCAATACGAAATGACGGCACTTTTTTGTTTTAACGATATGATGGCACTAGGTGCTATGCGTGCAGCGATAGAGATGGGTATCGACGTTCCAAAACAACTTTCAATTGTCGGCTTTGATGACTTATTGTTTGCGCAGTACACGACCCCTCAATTAACCACGATTCGCCAACCTCAAAAACAATTAGGCGAAACCGCCATGCAAGTTCTTACAAAGATTCTTAAGGGCGAAAAAGTCCCGCAAGACAGCGTCATACCAACACAACTTATCGTAAGAAGCAGCTCAACTATCGCGGCTAAATAA
- a CDS encoding sugar ABC transporter ATP-binding protein, whose protein sequence is MDRHVDEPLLRLDSIKKDFSGVQVLHGISIDIVAGEVLGILGENGAGKSTLLKIINGIYHASSGTISIDGSQVEIRSPSDAKKHGIAMIPQEFNLVASLNVFENIFLGQEIKKGTLLDKYSMRQRTVELLSMLDTELNPDALIEDLSVAEKQMVEIAKALVYDARILIMDEPTTVLTSLEVDVLFTLIDKLKAQGVTVLFISHKLKEVKRLCDRLMILRDGNLVSLDNVSEINEQDMATKMVGRELNQIFPKKSISTKEVALKVSNLSLKGMVESIDFHVHKGEVLGFAGLVGSGRTEVAEAVMGIRKKQSGQIEVFGELVDIHDIKQAVQKGLAYLSEDRQGRGLVMGFDLTENISLVSLSRYTKGLIRHKLARTKTEQYVSQFDIKAASLDTELQYLSGGNQQKVYLSKWMDTEPKILILDEPTRGVDVNTKKDIYHFIQNLTEQGLAVIVISSEMEELIGLAHRVMVMREGKLQGELEKEAITEQQIMLLAAGLQAEKTETQHTPSEKVSA, encoded by the coding sequence ATGGACAGACATGTAGACGAACCACTTTTACGCTTAGATTCAATCAAGAAGGATTTCTCTGGAGTACAAGTGCTTCATGGTATCAGCATTGATATTGTGGCTGGAGAGGTTCTTGGAATACTGGGTGAGAACGGAGCGGGTAAGTCTACATTGCTCAAAATCATTAATGGGATCTACCACGCGAGCAGTGGAACGATTTCGATTGATGGTTCACAAGTGGAGATTCGTTCTCCATCTGATGCTAAGAAACACGGAATCGCGATGATCCCTCAGGAGTTTAATTTAGTCGCTAGCTTGAATGTGTTTGAAAATATTTTTTTGGGACAAGAAATAAAAAAAGGCACGTTATTAGATAAATATTCTATGCGTCAACGAACGGTCGAACTCCTATCAATGCTCGATACAGAGCTTAATCCAGACGCGCTCATAGAAGATCTTAGCGTCGCTGAAAAGCAGATGGTTGAAATTGCGAAGGCGTTGGTTTATGACGCTCGAATACTCATTATGGATGAACCGACGACCGTGCTAACCAGCTTAGAAGTGGATGTTTTGTTTACTTTAATTGATAAGTTGAAAGCCCAAGGTGTCACCGTTCTATTTATTTCTCACAAACTAAAAGAAGTGAAAAGATTATGTGATCGATTAATGATTCTTAGAGATGGAAATTTAGTGTCTCTTGATAATGTGTCTGAGATAAATGAGCAAGATATGGCGACCAAAATGGTTGGGCGGGAACTGAACCAAATTTTTCCTAAAAAATCGATATCAACGAAAGAAGTCGCGTTGAAGGTGTCGAATTTATCGCTTAAAGGGATGGTTGAAAGCATCGATTTTCATGTTCATAAAGGTGAAGTTCTTGGCTTTGCTGGACTGGTTGGTAGTGGTCGAACAGAAGTTGCCGAAGCGGTAATGGGAATAAGAAAAAAACAATCTGGACAGATAGAGGTATTTGGAGAGTTAGTCGATATTCATGATATTAAGCAGGCGGTTCAAAAAGGGCTTGCCTATCTAAGTGAAGATCGTCAAGGACGGGGTTTAGTCATGGGTTTTGATCTTACAGAGAACATCAGTTTAGTTTCTCTTTCGCGCTATACCAAAGGGTTAATTAGACACAAATTAGCCCGAACTAAAACTGAGCAATATGTTTCTCAGTTTGATATTAAAGCCGCGTCATTGGATACCGAATTGCAATACCTAAGCGGTGGAAATCAACAGAAAGTTTATCTGTCGAAATGGATGGATACCGAACCGAAAATCCTTATTTTGGATGAACCGACAAGGGGGGTAGATGTAAATACTAAGAAAGATATCTACCACTTTATTCAAAACTTAACGGAGCAAGGACTTGCCGTGATTGTTATCTCGTCTGAAATGGAAGAACTGATAGGGCTGGCGCATAGAGTCATGGTTATGCGAGAGGGTAAATTGCAAGGAGAGTTAGAAAAAGAAGCGATTACAGAACAACAAATAATGTTATTGGCGGCAGGATTGCAAGCCGAAAAGACCGAGACCCAACACACACCTTCTGAGAAAGTGAGCGCATGA
- a CDS encoding Gfo/Idh/MocA family oxidoreductase, with translation MEKIRLGMVGGGIGAFIGAVHRIASRIDGRYELVAGALSADPARATESGIELGLSPERIYSDFHEMAKREAARDDGIDVVSIVTPNHMHFPVAKAFLDAGIHVICDKPLTSDLADAYKLQEIARKNGQLFVLTHNYTGYPLVRQAKQMIADGQLGKLRVIQVEYPQDWMSTDTEHSGNKQAEWRTDPQRSGPAGCLGDIGTHAYNLVRFVSGLKLEQVSAELTTFVDGRQLDDNVSAMLRFEQNVKGMLWSSQVAPGNENGLRIRVYGEKGGLEWSQENPNQLVFNLLGQAVQILTRAGNGYLETAPYLTRTPGGHPEGYLEGFANLYYEAADCIVKVKAGESAEQVLSKSLLPQLKDGVDGMRFISAVIASSEQNSNWISIEDF, from the coding sequence ATGGAGAAGATTAGACTCGGTATGGTAGGCGGCGGTATTGGGGCATTTATAGGTGCTGTACATAGAATTGCCTCTCGAATTGATGGTCGTTATGAGTTGGTGGCTGGTGCATTAAGTGCCGATCCTGCAAGGGCAACAGAGTCTGGAATAGAACTCGGGCTTTCGCCTGAACGCATTTACAGTGATTTTCATGAAATGGCAAAAAGAGAGGCGGCTCGAGATGATGGAATAGATGTTGTGTCTATTGTAACGCCTAATCATATGCACTTTCCGGTCGCGAAGGCATTTCTTGATGCAGGCATTCATGTTATTTGCGATAAACCCTTAACCTCAGATCTCGCCGATGCATACAAGCTACAAGAGATAGCCAGAAAGAACGGGCAGTTGTTTGTACTTACACATAACTATACTGGCTATCCTTTAGTTCGTCAGGCGAAACAGATGATAGCCGATGGCCAATTAGGCAAACTTCGGGTTATTCAAGTGGAGTATCCACAAGATTGGATGAGCACAGATACCGAACATTCAGGCAATAAACAAGCAGAGTGGCGAACGGATCCCCAACGATCTGGTCCGGCTGGTTGCCTTGGTGATATTGGAACACATGCTTACAACTTAGTGCGGTTTGTCAGTGGTCTAAAATTGGAGCAGGTGAGTGCAGAGTTAACCACGTTTGTTGATGGTCGTCAGTTGGATGATAACGTCAGTGCAATGCTGAGGTTTGAACAGAACGTGAAAGGAATGTTATGGAGTAGTCAGGTTGCTCCGGGTAATGAAAATGGTCTGAGAATTCGTGTTTACGGAGAGAAAGGGGGGCTGGAATGGTCACAAGAAAACCCAAATCAATTGGTGTTTAACTTGTTAGGCCAAGCGGTTCAAATTTTGACACGAGCGGGTAACGGTTATTTGGAGACGGCACCGTATTTAACAAGAACGCCAGGCGGACATCCAGAAGGTTACTTAGAGGGCTTTGCCAATCTCTATTATGAAGCGGCGGATTGCATTGTAAAAGTGAAAGCAGGTGAATCAGCAGAGCAAGTGTTGAGTAAAAGCCTCCTGCCTCAATTGAAAGATGGTGTTGATGGGATGCGTTTTATCAGTGCTGTTATTGCGTCATCTGAGCAGAACAGTAATTGGATTTCGATCGAGGACTTCTAA
- a CDS encoding sugar phosphate isomerase/epimerase: MKAIKGPALFLAQFVGDEAPFNSLENMVRWAASIGYKGVQIPTWDGRLFDLEKAAVDVEYCRQLKTMVASYGVEITELSTHLQGQLVAVHPAYDEMFDGFAPPEVHKNPSARQEWAVNQLMLSAKASKNLGLTAHATFSGALLWPFMYPWPQRPAGLVEAGFAELGKRWRPILDAFDEAGVDVCYEIHPGEDLHDGITFEMFLAEVGNHPRANILYDPSHFVLQQLDYLDFIDRYHDRIRMFHVKDAEFNPTGQQGVYGGYQGWVERAARFRSLGDGQVNFKGIFSKLSQYNFDGWAVVEWECCLKHPESGAAEGARFVSENIIKVTDKAFDDFADAATDDSANLRILGLS; this comes from the coding sequence ATGAAAGCTATTAAAGGTCCAGCACTGTTTCTTGCGCAGTTTGTAGGGGATGAAGCACCATTTAATTCGTTAGAAAACATGGTGAGATGGGCGGCAAGTATAGGCTATAAGGGGGTCCAAATCCCTACATGGGACGGACGATTATTTGATCTGGAAAAAGCGGCAGTAGATGTCGAATATTGTCGTCAACTTAAAACCATGGTTGCCTCATATGGTGTTGAAATTACCGAACTAAGTACTCACCTACAAGGGCAACTGGTTGCAGTTCATCCTGCCTATGATGAGATGTTTGACGGTTTTGCTCCTCCTGAAGTTCATAAAAATCCAAGCGCAAGACAAGAGTGGGCAGTAAATCAATTAATGCTTTCTGCTAAAGCGTCTAAAAATTTAGGGTTGACCGCACATGCTACTTTTTCGGGTGCACTTTTATGGCCATTTATGTATCCATGGCCACAGCGACCAGCAGGGTTGGTCGAGGCAGGATTCGCCGAATTGGGTAAGCGCTGGAGACCTATCTTGGATGCGTTCGATGAAGCTGGTGTCGATGTATGTTACGAAATCCACCCAGGTGAAGATTTACATGACGGTATTACATTCGAAATGTTTTTAGCCGAAGTGGGTAACCACCCAAGAGCCAATATTCTGTATGACCCGAGCCACTTTGTTCTTCAACAGCTTGATTATCTCGATTTCATTGACAGATACCACGATCGTATTCGTATGTTCCATGTCAAGGATGCGGAATTTAATCCTACTGGGCAGCAGGGCGTTTACGGAGGCTATCAAGGGTGGGTGGAAAGAGCGGCTCGATTCCGCTCTCTCGGTGACGGTCAGGTTAACTTTAAAGGTATTTTTTCCAAACTGTCTCAGTATAACTTCGATGGATGGGCCGTCGTTGAGTGGGAATGTTGTTTGAAGCATCCAGAATCAGGTGCAGCGGAAGGAGCAAGGTTTGTTTCAGAAAATATCATTAAAGTAACAGACAAGGCCTTCGATGATTTTGCAGACGCGGCGACCGATGATTCGGCAAATTTACGCATACTTGGATTGAGCTAA
- a CDS encoding substrate-binding domain-containing protein, whose product MQLIRKIAQLSLGIALVAILGTSQAFAKTYKVGVSVPSADHGWTAGLLWWAEKAVADLKETEKDFEFYVVAASSGSKQVGDVEDLMIRGIDALVILPHNPATLQKVIEEAYDSGIYTVVVDRELAHPAQNVFIAGDNAGLGSVSGKWLAEEMDGKGKVVVIEGMSIPINKQRVDAFNAEIAKHKGMEILDSQPADWSTQKALAVMENMLQRHSRIDAVWCQDDDMLKGIMQAIKESGRTEIKTVLGGAGSKDIMKMVMDGDKVVRATVTYPPSMVASGVALAVTGLKGEKLGKMYHTVPSRVILAAELVDKSNVDDFYMPSAAY is encoded by the coding sequence ATGCAACTCATAAGAAAAATTGCTCAGTTGAGTCTTGGTATAGCACTTGTTGCTATTTTAGGTACGTCACAAGCCTTTGCAAAAACCTACAAAGTTGGTGTTTCAGTACCTTCAGCAGACCATGGTTGGACAGCTGGATTGTTGTGGTGGGCAGAAAAAGCAGTCGCGGATCTTAAGGAAACAGAAAAAGATTTTGAATTCTATGTCGTTGCGGCGAGTTCTGGATCCAAACAGGTAGGTGATGTTGAAGATCTAATGATACGTGGTATTGATGCACTGGTTATTTTACCTCATAACCCAGCGACCTTACAGAAGGTTATAGAAGAGGCTTATGACAGCGGCATTTATACGGTTGTTGTAGACAGAGAACTCGCTCATCCAGCTCAAAACGTGTTCATTGCAGGGGATAATGCCGGTCTCGGTAGTGTGAGTGGAAAATGGTTAGCGGAAGAGATGGATGGCAAAGGTAAGGTTGTTGTCATCGAAGGTATGTCGATTCCAATTAACAAGCAACGTGTCGATGCGTTCAATGCTGAAATCGCCAAACATAAAGGTATGGAGATTTTAGACAGCCAGCCAGCCGATTGGTCAACGCAAAAAGCCTTAGCCGTGATGGAAAATATGCTACAACGTCACTCTCGTATTGATGCAGTTTGGTGCCAAGATGACGATATGCTTAAAGGCATTATGCAAGCAATTAAAGAGTCTGGTCGTACTGAAATTAAAACAGTACTGGGTGGCGCAGGGTCTAAAGACATCATGAAAATGGTTATGGATGGAGACAAAGTGGTAAGGGCTACGGTTACCTATCCACCGAGCATGGTTGCTTCTGGTGTCGCATTAGCGGTTACGGGCTTAAAAGGTGAAAAATTAGGTAAGATGTATCACACCGTTCCTTCTCGAGTGATACTTGCGGCTGAACTTGTCGATAAGAGCAATGTAGATGATTTCTATATGCCAAGCGCAGCATACTAA
- a CDS encoding DUF3549 family protein, translated as MENIQTLTQLLQNSDCEYKIFDLGRRILSVENTLFSNVELGQQPYPYPLQRQAHVAIAYWNKEKQPWIWFLKFPLDERGLLKQSDIGHFIKYVIEAMGTRLGGKLDEQQEQKLANNPYTFKPSEDKMAVFHSQIRALLDMQTSQYYEHAQHYFNGGLGWDKWQTVGLQGIADICARIHQEQNGVIIRKSLRHIPSEPKYALLGVLEHTNLSEKLSNILLELAQKECALSNPDLFLVSAYVRALSGAHSTQLRTLVSEILLRPLLSHQEILVGIAGRSWHALEDPKIAEQYLLRLAQTGNQKLFNQLFADLVMQPALRSVLLPLLHSHPSDELATALVSLQQSTKAKAK; from the coding sequence ATGGAAAACATTCAGACCCTAACTCAACTGCTACAAAATAGTGATTGTGAATACAAAATTTTTGATTTAGGGAGACGCATCCTATCGGTTGAGAATACGTTATTTTCTAATGTTGAACTAGGTCAACAACCTTACCCATATCCACTACAACGACAAGCTCATGTCGCTATTGCCTATTGGAATAAAGAAAAACAGCCTTGGATCTGGTTTCTAAAGTTCCCCCTTGATGAAAGAGGTTTGTTGAAGCAATCAGATATTGGTCACTTCATAAAATATGTTATTGAAGCAATGGGAACAAGATTAGGAGGAAAACTGGATGAGCAACAAGAGCAAAAACTGGCGAATAACCCTTACACATTCAAACCTTCCGAAGATAAAATGGCTGTCTTTCACAGCCAGATCCGCGCCCTTTTAGACATGCAAACGAGTCAATACTATGAGCATGCTCAGCACTATTTTAACGGGGGATTAGGTTGGGATAAATGGCAGACCGTTGGCTTACAAGGTATTGCTGATATCTGTGCTCGAATTCACCAAGAACAGAATGGCGTCATTATTCGAAAATCATTGCGCCATATTCCCAGTGAACCAAAGTACGCATTACTGGGCGTATTAGAACACACCAACCTTTCTGAAAAGCTGTCCAACATACTTTTAGAACTCGCTCAAAAAGAGTGCGCCCTTAGCAACCCAGATTTATTTTTGGTGTCGGCATACGTTAGAGCCCTATCAGGCGCGCATTCAACGCAATTGAGAACACTTGTCAGCGAGATACTACTCCGCCCACTGTTAAGTCATCAAGAGATACTGGTTGGTATTGCCGGTCGATCTTGGCATGCACTGGAAGACCCAAAAATTGCAGAACAATATCTCCTAAGGTTGGCACAAACTGGCAATCAAAAATTATTTAATCAATTGTTTGCAGATCTCGTCATGCAACCAGCGCTTCGCTCAGTGCTTTTACCACTACTCCATAGCCATCCTTCAGACGAACTAGCCACTGCTCTCGTTAGCTTACAGCAATCCACCAAAGCGAAGGCGAAATAA
- a CDS encoding ABC transporter permease encodes MNNKTLASNQTEDRVPTAEASWLSKLNFGSLAPLIALFVLVILSAIASEHFLIPRNITNVLRQVSYTGIIALGMTFVIIAGGIDLSVGSMLALVGVLVIMLLNYLGDGWSAVGIAIIGAMVLGAFFGAINGFLTTKGKIASFVATLATMSVYRSLTLYVSDAGEAVSNNQHYPDVGTGYFLGLPVPVWVFFILAILGHILLKHTAFGRHVCAVGSNPKVAAYSAINVERIYFLTFVILGFAVGISAVMLSSRLNSVSPGDAGLFYELDAIAAVVIGGTSLSGGKGSLWGTVVGAIILGIINNMLNLLGVSPYLQGTVKGLVILIAVLMQFKRTS; translated from the coding sequence ATGAATAATAAAACCCTAGCGAGTAATCAAACAGAAGACAGAGTTCCGACCGCAGAGGCATCGTGGCTAAGTAAACTCAATTTTGGCAGCCTTGCTCCATTGATTGCTTTATTTGTATTGGTCATATTATCGGCTATTGCGAGTGAACACTTTCTTATTCCAAGAAATATAACGAATGTCTTGAGGCAGGTTTCTTATACTGGAATTATCGCGTTAGGAATGACCTTCGTGATTATTGCTGGTGGCATTGACTTGTCTGTCGGGTCAATGCTCGCCCTTGTTGGCGTGTTAGTTATTATGCTGCTCAATTATCTAGGCGATGGCTGGAGCGCTGTTGGCATTGCCATCATAGGGGCGATGGTTTTAGGTGCATTCTTTGGTGCAATTAATGGTTTTTTGACAACCAAGGGGAAAATAGCCTCCTTTGTTGCCACATTGGCAACCATGTCGGTATATCGTTCTCTCACATTGTATGTAAGTGACGCAGGTGAAGCGGTCTCCAATAATCAACACTACCCAGACGTTGGAACAGGATACTTTTTGGGTCTTCCTGTTCCGGTATGGGTGTTTTTTATCCTCGCAATATTAGGTCATATTTTGTTAAAGCATACGGCATTCGGTCGTCATGTTTGCGCCGTGGGTTCTAACCCGAAAGTGGCTGCATATTCAGCTATCAATGTTGAACGAATCTATTTTCTCACCTTTGTCATCCTAGGGTTTGCCGTCGGTATCTCAGCGGTAATGCTGTCATCTCGGCTTAACTCGGTCAGTCCTGGAGACGCGGGTCTATTTTATGAACTGGATGCGATTGCTGCTGTGGTTATCGGTGGTACATCCTTATCAGGAGGAAAAGGGTCCCTTTGGGGAACCGTTGTTGGTGCCATTATTTTGGGCATCATTAATAACATGCTTAATTTACTAGGGGTTAGCCCCTACCTACAAGGAACAGTGAAAGGCTTAGTAATACTGATTGCAGTGTTGATGCAATTTAAGCGGACAAGTTGA
- a CDS encoding YqcC family protein — MTDDLPLFTLLRETEICLQRLCLWDSEEPEESALQSKEPFALDTLEPEQWLQWIFIPKMREMLEQQRVPSGFAISPYFEEVWKMETKTLELITLLHRIDEECQ, encoded by the coding sequence ATGACTGACGATCTTCCTCTATTTACTCTCCTGCGAGAAACCGAAATCTGCTTACAAAGACTGTGCCTTTGGGACAGTGAAGAACCGGAAGAAAGTGCACTACAGAGTAAAGAACCTTTTGCGTTGGACACATTAGAACCTGAACAATGGTTGCAATGGATATTCATCCCGAAAATGAGAGAGATGTTAGAGCAGCAGCGCGTTCCAAGTGGTTTTGCTATTTCGCCTTATTTTGAAGAGGTTTGGAAAATGGAGACCAAGACATTGGAATTGATAACGCTATTGCACAGGATTGATGAGGAGTGTCAATAA
- the truC gene encoding tRNA pseudouridine(65) synthase TruC yields the protein MLEILFQDEYIIAVNKPAGMLVHRSWLDKYETQFVMQTLRDQIGQHVFPLHRLDRPTSGVLVFALSSEVASEMMPLFANHEMKKTYHAIVRGWIEEGDTLDYPLKQELDKIADKFAKTDKEPQEAVTDYLPLSEVEVPYSTGRFSTSRYCLVELKPHTGRKHQLRRHMAHLRHPIVGDTSHGDGKHNRLFRENYQAHRLFLHATELQFVHPYTHSDICIKANFDDCWLRLMAEFEWKHVLTS from the coding sequence ATGCTCGAGATTCTCTTTCAGGATGAGTACATCATTGCGGTAAACAAACCTGCAGGCATGCTTGTTCATCGCTCTTGGTTGGATAAGTATGAAACTCAATTTGTAATGCAAACATTACGAGATCAAATAGGTCAGCATGTGTTCCCACTGCATCGGTTAGATAGGCCGACTTCTGGTGTATTGGTTTTTGCTTTATCAAGTGAAGTTGCATCAGAAATGATGCCTTTGTTTGCCAATCATGAAATGAAAAAAACCTATCATGCGATTGTTCGAGGATGGATAGAAGAAGGCGATACGCTTGATTATCCACTGAAACAAGAGTTGGATAAAATTGCGGACAAATTCGCTAAAACAGATAAAGAACCGCAAGAAGCGGTTACCGATTATCTTCCGTTATCTGAAGTTGAAGTACCATACTCGACGGGTCGTTTTTCTACGAGCCGATATTGCCTTGTTGAATTGAAACCTCATACGGGTCGTAAACATCAGCTGCGTCGTCATATGGCGCATCTACGGCACCCTATTGTCGGGGATACGTCACATGGTGATGGTAAACATAATCGATTGTTTCGCGAAAACTATCAGGCTCATCGACTATTTCTACACGCAACGGAACTGCAGTTTGTTCACCCTTACACCCATTCTGATATCTGCATTAAAGCGAACTTCGATGATTGTTGGCTAAGGCTAATGGCGGAATTTGAGTGGAAACACGTGTTAACGAGTTAG